A genomic window from Xenorhabdus cabanillasii includes:
- a CDS encoding DNA adenine methylase — protein MGSKSRIAKFIAPFILERMTTDTVYVEPFAGGMNMVSDINTQHTGPVIAADNHEYLMAMWRALLAGWQPPGTISRAQYHEIKNNKTEIPHLTGWAGFNCSYAGRWFNGYVGVTQTQSRIRDHQLEARNNIQRQLTQLDGVILQCCDYRELNIPNGAVVYCDPPYANTTGYHNAFDSIEFWDWVRELSRRCTVFVSEYTAPDDFDCIWSREVVSGISGTKTTSIESLFMMNY, from the coding sequence ATGGGAAGTAAATCACGGATCGCGAAATTTATCGCGCCCTTCATTCTGGAACGTATGACGACAGATACGGTGTATGTTGAGCCGTTTGCAGGGGGTATGAACATGGTGAGTGACATTAACACCCAACATACTGGCCCTGTTATTGCGGCGGATAACCACGAATACCTGATGGCAATGTGGCGAGCATTACTCGCTGGCTGGCAACCTCCGGGGACAATATCGCGAGCGCAGTATCACGAAATAAAAAACAATAAAACGGAAATACCGCATTTAACAGGCTGGGCGGGGTTTAATTGCAGTTATGCGGGCAGATGGTTTAACGGGTATGTGGGGGTAACACAAACGCAATCACGGATCCGCGACCATCAATTGGAGGCACGCAACAACATTCAGCGACAGTTGACGCAATTAGATGGCGTAATATTGCAATGTTGCGATTACCGGGAATTAAATATACCGAATGGTGCTGTCGTTTATTGCGATCCGCCATATGCAAATACGACAGGCTACCATAACGCATTTGACTCAATTGAATTTTGGGACTGGGTTCGTGAATTATCGCGCCGTTGCACGGTGTTTGTCAGTGAATATACCGCACCCGATGATTTTGATTGTATTTGGTCGCGCGAGGTAGTTAGCGGCATCTCAGGAACAAAAACGACATCAATTGAATCGCTGTTTATGATGAATTATTAA
- a CDS encoding phage holin, lambda family, whose amino-acid sequence MRMIEKDTEFWSQVWDWLMINAPLIAGMLLAAVTAFTREKRDGAGWMASLAEAAICSFISIGIITALEYANLPLSLAQFFGVFIGFLGTKKIGAIIESVFIFLKNKFGVNR is encoded by the coding sequence ATGCGCATGATTGAAAAAGACACGGAATTTTGGTCTCAAGTTTGGGACTGGCTAATGATAAATGCCCCGCTCATTGCGGGAATGCTGCTAGCGGCGGTAACCGCATTTACGCGTGAGAAACGAGACGGCGCGGGCTGGATGGCGTCATTGGCTGAAGCGGCGATTTGTTCGTTTATCAGTATCGGGATTATTACCGCACTGGAATATGCCAATTTACCGCTCAGTCTGGCGCAGTTTTTTGGTGTGTTCATCGGGTTTTTAGGCACTAAAAAAATTGGGGCAATTATCGAATCTGTCTTTATTTTTCTCAAAAACAAATTTGGGGTGAACCGATGA
- a CDS encoding structural protein — protein MSRGIRNHNPGNIRHGDKWQGLRETQTDKSFCQFVSPEYGIRAMLKILRNYERKYGLNAISQLITRWAPPNENNTENYIAYVCNAVGVASSAVIDVNHQPTMISLVKAMIRMENGQQPYSDDVFTRAFELL, from the coding sequence ATGAGCAGAGGCATACGCAACCACAATCCGGGCAACATTCGCCACGGGGATAAATGGCAGGGGTTGAGAGAGACCCAAACAGATAAATCATTTTGTCAGTTTGTATCGCCAGAATATGGCATCAGGGCCATGCTGAAAATTTTGCGTAATTATGAACGCAAATACGGCCTGAATGCTATCAGCCAACTCATTACCCGTTGGGCACCGCCCAATGAAAATAATACTGAGAACTATATTGCGTATGTGTGTAACGCGGTTGGTGTGGCCAGCAGCGCGGTGATAGATGTCAACCATCAGCCCACCATGATATCACTGGTCAAGGCAATGATCCGAATGGAAAACGGTCAGCAACCGTATTCTGATGATGTTTTCACTCGGGCATTTGAGTTGCTATGA
- a CDS encoding lysis protein, which produces MKLKMMAAIVGIGLIGMVTHSIYSVYAENGRLLGEHESLTTQLSEQSALIASQQERINHLAELDTKHTQELAHAKSEIDTLRADVAAGRRKLRIKASCPVSEAVTPGGVVDATTVELTGEAGSTVLDIREGIINDRAKLKYLQEYVITECQ; this is translated from the coding sequence ATGAAACTAAAAATGATGGCTGCGATTGTTGGCATTGGGCTGATAGGAATGGTCACCCACTCCATCTACTCAGTGTATGCAGAGAACGGGCGACTCCTCGGTGAGCATGAATCACTGACTACTCAGTTATCTGAACAATCCGCTCTCATTGCCAGTCAGCAAGAACGCATCAATCATCTTGCAGAACTGGACACCAAACACACACAGGAACTCGCCCATGCCAAATCTGAAATTGACACTTTGCGGGCTGATGTTGCCGCTGGCCGTCGCAAGCTGCGCATCAAAGCCAGTTGCCCCGTGTCTGAAGCCGTTACCCCCGGCGGCGTGGTCGATGCAACCACCGTCGAACTCACTGGAGAAGCTGGATCAACTGTTCTCGATATCCGAGAAGGCATTATCAACGACCGGGCAAAACTGAAGTATTTGCAGGAATACGTTATTACTGAGTGCCAGTAG